The Anaerolineae bacterium genomic sequence GGTATTTTTGTAAAGAATTTTTGCTAAAATTTGCCAGAGATCGACGCCGATGGTTGCAATTAAAAATAGCGTTTTAAGAGCTAAAAACACTTATGTTTGGGAGGTTAACCCATAAATATCAGATGGATAGCGTGGCCCGCCCCCATTCCCTTGAGCCTTTTGCTGGAAATATCTTGTCTTTTGAATTATCAAGCATTATCATTCCTTCTCAAATAATAATATTTTTTAATGAGAAATATATGAACAAAAATGATAAATGGATGACTGTGGAAGAGTTGGCTGCCTACCTTAAGATGAGTCGAACAAAACTCTATCAGATGGCTCAAAACGGTGAAATTCCTGCATCCAAAATAGGTAATCAATGGCGGTTCGACAGAAACAGGATTGACGAGTGGATG encodes the following:
- a CDS encoding helix-turn-helix domain-containing protein — encoded protein: MNKNDKWMTVEELAAYLKMSRTKLYQMAQNGEIPASKIGNQWRFDRNRIDEWMEQHSIYLNKQQVFQ